A single genomic interval of Streptomyces graminofaciens harbors:
- a CDS encoding LLM class flavin-dependent oxidoreductase, with product MEFGLFVQGYVGKRAETDPLAEHKALMEETEYVIQADKSGFKYAWASEHHFLEEYSHLSANDVFLGYLAHATERIHLGSGIFNPLAQVNHPVKVAEKVAMLDHLTGNRFEFGSGRGAGSHEILGFIPGVTDMNYTKEIWEETIAEFPKMWLQDEYAGFQGKHWSLPPRKILPKPYGKSHPAMWYAAGSPPSYAMAARKGLGVLGFSVQKVSDMEWVLEQYKTAIVDAEPIGAFVNDNVMVTTTAICAPTHDEAIRIAVEGGLHYLPSLVFRYHDTFPRPEGFPVWPETLPEYNAEFIELLIEEELLICGDPDEVLMQCKRWEQAGADQLSFGLPVGVPKEETLQTIRLVGEHVIPKIDTDPVHRTTRFRSAGSAV from the coding sequence TTGGAATTCGGGCTCTTTGTACAGGGATACGTGGGCAAGCGGGCCGAGACCGATCCGCTCGCGGAGCACAAGGCGCTGATGGAGGAGACCGAGTACGTCATCCAGGCCGACAAGTCCGGCTTCAAGTACGCCTGGGCGTCCGAGCACCACTTCCTGGAGGAGTACTCGCACCTCTCGGCGAACGACGTCTTCCTCGGGTATCTGGCGCACGCGACCGAGCGGATCCATCTGGGGTCGGGGATCTTCAACCCGCTCGCCCAGGTCAACCACCCCGTGAAGGTCGCCGAGAAGGTCGCCATGCTCGACCATCTCACCGGCAACCGCTTCGAGTTCGGCAGCGGGCGCGGCGCCGGCTCGCACGAGATCCTCGGGTTCATCCCTGGTGTGACCGACATGAACTACACCAAGGAGATCTGGGAGGAGACCATCGCCGAGTTCCCCAAGATGTGGCTCCAGGACGAGTACGCCGGCTTCCAGGGCAAGCACTGGTCACTGCCGCCGAGGAAGATCCTGCCGAAGCCGTACGGGAAGTCGCACCCGGCGATGTGGTACGCGGCCGGATCGCCGCCCTCGTACGCCATGGCCGCGCGGAAGGGCCTCGGCGTCCTCGGCTTCAGCGTGCAGAAGGTCTCCGACATGGAGTGGGTGCTGGAGCAGTACAAGACGGCGATCGTCGACGCCGAGCCCATCGGGGCCTTCGTCAACGACAACGTGATGGTGACGACGACCGCGATCTGTGCGCCGACGCACGACGAGGCGATCCGGATCGCGGTCGAGGGCGGGCTGCACTACCTGCCGTCGCTGGTCTTCCGCTACCACGACACCTTCCCGCGGCCCGAGGGATTCCCCGTCTGGCCGGAGACGCTGCCCGAGTACAACGCCGAGTTCATCGAGCTTCTCATCGAGGAGGAGCTGTTGATCTGCGGGGATCCGGACGAGGTGCTCATGCAGTGCAAGCGGTGGGAGCAGGCCGGGGCGGATCAGTTGTCCTTCGGATTGCCGGTGGGGGTGCCGAAGGAGGAGACCCTGCAGACGATTCGGCTGGTCGGGGAGCATGTGATTCCGAAGATCGATACGGATCCCGTGCACAGGACCACGCGGTTCCGCTCCGCGGGGAGCGCCGTTTGA
- a CDS encoding SDR family NAD(P)-dependent oxidoreductase, with the protein MGKLDGRVVLVTGAARGQGEQEARLFRAEGAEVVVADVLDDLGEGLAKEIGALYVHLDVSREADWAAAVAAVKEAHGRLDGLVNNAGILRLNALLDTSLDEFMQVVQVNQVGVFLGIRTVAPEIEAAGGGTIVNTASYTGITGMAYVGAYAATKHAIVGLTRVAALELAAKGIRVNAVCPGAVDTAMTDPGEGASPESVARLYRKRVPLGRIGRPEEVARLALFLSCEDSSYITGQPFVIDGGWLAGVSLI; encoded by the coding sequence ATGGGCAAGCTCGACGGACGTGTCGTCCTCGTCACAGGCGCCGCGCGCGGCCAGGGGGAGCAGGAGGCCCGGCTGTTCAGGGCGGAAGGCGCCGAGGTCGTGGTGGCCGATGTCCTCGACGACCTGGGCGAGGGGCTGGCCAAGGAGATCGGCGCGCTCTATGTCCACCTCGACGTGAGCCGCGAGGCCGACTGGGCGGCCGCGGTGGCCGCCGTCAAGGAAGCCCACGGCCGCCTCGACGGCCTCGTCAACAACGCGGGCATTCTGCGCCTGAACGCCCTTCTCGACACCTCGCTCGACGAGTTCATGCAGGTCGTACAGGTCAACCAGGTCGGCGTATTCCTCGGCATCAGGACCGTCGCCCCCGAGATCGAGGCGGCCGGCGGCGGGACCATCGTCAACACCGCCTCGTACACGGGGATCACGGGCATGGCGTACGTCGGCGCGTACGCCGCGACCAAGCACGCGATAGTCGGCCTCACCCGGGTGGCCGCGCTGGAGTTGGCGGCGAAAGGTATCCGGGTCAACGCGGTCTGCCCCGGCGCGGTCGACACCGCGATGACCGACCCCGGCGAGGGCGCGTCCCCGGAGTCCGTCGCCCGCCTCTACCGCAAGCGCGTCCCGCTCGGCCGGATCGGCAGGCCCGAGGAGGTGGCCCGACTCGCCCTCTTCCTGTCCTGCGAGGACTCGTCGTACATCACCGGGCAGCCGTTCGTGATCGACGGGGGATGGCTGGCGGGGGTCAGTCTGATCTGA
- a CDS encoding response regulator transcription factor, with the protein MRSPQHIRTSQYVRTSPHVGTTRSLPVARAAHHAPTPAPVPLPDRKLSVALACAEDCWPHDDWPEPDDPYVGHVLRVSPPYRALVDGGMDVVVLRCEDPAVAYPGLLKVMGGMEGKGATSTPVIVISPRRDSDTVVEVFRGGAGYLVDGDYCTCMLSSAVVAATVGHTYLSPTACAALREAAQRMPDMSGGGSEETERLRSLLSPRERQIMELLSTGLGAQEIGLRLRLTEKTVRNNLSNIYAKLGARGSTEAVLRWLGATPAVRV; encoded by the coding sequence GTGCGCTCCCCACAGCACATCCGCACCTCCCAGTACGTCCGTACCTCCCCACACGTCGGCACCACCCGCTCCCTTCCGGTTGCCCGGGCGGCGCATCACGCCCCCACCCCCGCCCCCGTCCCGCTGCCCGACCGCAAGCTCTCCGTCGCGCTCGCCTGTGCCGAGGACTGCTGGCCGCACGACGACTGGCCGGAGCCTGACGATCCGTACGTCGGGCACGTGCTGCGGGTGTCGCCGCCCTACCGGGCCCTGGTGGACGGAGGGATGGATGTCGTCGTGCTGCGCTGCGAGGACCCGGCCGTCGCCTATCCGGGGCTGCTGAAGGTTATGGGAGGCATGGAGGGCAAGGGGGCCACCAGCACTCCGGTGATCGTGATCAGCCCCCGGCGGGACAGCGACACTGTCGTCGAGGTGTTCCGGGGCGGGGCCGGCTATCTGGTCGACGGCGACTACTGCACCTGCATGCTCTCCTCGGCCGTCGTCGCCGCCACGGTCGGCCACACCTATCTCTCGCCGACCGCCTGCGCCGCCCTGCGCGAGGCCGCCCAGCGGATGCCGGACATGAGCGGGGGCGGCTCGGAGGAGACCGAGCGGCTGCGTTCGCTGCTCTCGCCTCGGGAGCGCCAGATCATGGAGCTGCTCTCGACGGGCCTCGGCGCCCAGGAGATCGGGCTGCGCCTCCGGCTCACCGAGAAGACCGTCCGCAACAACCTCAGCAACATCTACGCCAAGCTGGGCGCCCGCGGCAGTACGGAGGCGGTGCTCAGATGGCTGGGGGCGACCCCCGCCGTCCGCGTATGA
- a CDS encoding amidohydrolase family protein codes for MGEVGAVGEVEAVERFRRRIGVPGLVDVHTHFMPERVLRKVWEYFDAVGPLTGFAWDITYRHEEAERVAILRQFGVRAFTSMLYPHKAGMAPWLNEWAAGFAARTPDCLHTATLYPEEGVAEYVRTAVEAGARVFKSHVQVGAYDPTDELLDPVWGLLAEAGVPVVMHCGSGPAPGKHTGPEPVRRILARHPRLPLIVAHMGMPEYTDFLDLAERYDEVRLDTTMTFTDFSERIAPFPASELGRLADLGDRILLGSDFPNIPYPYVHQLEALERLGLGEAWLRGVCYENGARLFGL; via the coding sequence TTGGGTGAAGTCGGCGCTGTGGGCGAGGTCGAGGCCGTCGAGAGGTTCCGGCGGCGGATCGGGGTGCCCGGGCTCGTCGACGTACACACGCACTTCATGCCGGAGCGGGTCCTGCGCAAGGTCTGGGAGTACTTCGACGCGGTCGGCCCCCTGACCGGCTTCGCGTGGGACATCACCTATCGGCACGAGGAAGCCGAACGGGTCGCGATTCTGAGGCAGTTCGGGGTGCGCGCCTTCACCTCGATGCTCTATCCCCACAAGGCCGGGATGGCGCCTTGGCTGAACGAATGGGCCGCCGGCTTCGCGGCACGCACGCCCGACTGTCTGCACACGGCCACCCTCTACCCCGAGGAGGGCGTGGCGGAGTACGTGCGCACGGCGGTCGAGGCGGGGGCGCGGGTCTTCAAGTCCCATGTGCAGGTGGGGGCGTACGACCCGACCGACGAACTGCTCGATCCCGTGTGGGGGCTGCTGGCCGAGGCGGGCGTCCCCGTGGTCATGCACTGCGGCTCGGGTCCCGCGCCCGGCAAACACACCGGGCCGGAGCCGGTGCGGCGGATCCTCGCCCGGCATCCGCGCCTGCCCCTGATCGTGGCGCACATGGGGATGCCGGAGTACACCGACTTCCTTGATCTGGCCGAGCGGTACGACGAGGTGCGGCTGGACACGACCATGACGTTCACGGATTTCAGCGAGCGCATCGCCCCCTTCCCGGCGTCCGAACTCGGCCGGCTCGCGGACCTGGGCGACCGGATCCTGCTCGGCTCCGACTTCCCCAACATCCCCTATCCGTACGTCCATCAGCTCGAAGCCCTTGAACGGCTCGGCCTGGGCGAGGCGTGGTTGCGCGGGGTCTGCTACGAGAACGGGGCGCGGCTCTTCGGGCTGTAG